One Dama dama isolate Ldn47 chromosome 18, ASM3311817v1, whole genome shotgun sequence DNA window includes the following coding sequences:
- the DNAJB6 gene encoding dnaJ homolog subfamily B member 6 isoform X4 has translation MVDYYEVLGVQRHASAEDIKKAYRKLALKWHPDKNPENKEEAERKFKQVAEAYEVLSDAKKRDIYDRYGKEGLNGGGGGGSHFDSPFEFGFTFRNPEDVFREFFGGRDPFSFDFFGVVADFHFQAVRIYAREEKLLHGYYMYEVTVRPAGGFEEAASEELEPEEEAVAESTSEEDSEVLDVVSSEELDLFSDDEPSEGASLGGGELPSEDLEFISSEDEASPGDPEELIEECEELLSEDSGPEPEALPLPPEQSL, from the exons GTATCGGAAACTGGCACTGAAGTGGCATCCAGATAAAAACCCCGAGAACAAGGAAGAAGCGGAGAGAAAATTCAAGCAAGTAGCTGAGGCATATGAGGTGTTGTCAGACG ctAAAAAACGGGACATCTATGACAGATACGGCAAAGAAGGATTAAATGGTGGCGGTGGAG GTGGAAGTCACTTCGACAGTCCGTTTGAGTTTGGCTTCACATTCCGAAACCCAGAAGACGTCTTCAGGGAATTTTTTGGTGGAAGGGACCCATTTTCATTCGACTTCTTCG GTGTTGTAGCTGACTTCCATTTTCAGGCTGTCAGGATTTACGCGCGGGAAGAGAAGCTGCTCCATGGCTACTACATGTATGAAGTGACAGTGCGGCCCGCAGGCG GGTTCGAGGAGGCGGCCAGCGAGGAGTTGGAGCCTGAAGAGGAGGCGGTGGCGGAGAGCACGAGTGAGGAGGACAGTGAGGTGCTGGACGTGGTGTCCAGCGAGGAGCTCGACCTCTTTAGTGATGATGAGCCCAGCGAGGGCGCTAGCCTGGGCGGGGGTGAGCTCCCCAGTGAGGACTTGGAGTTCATCTCCAGTGAGGACGAGGCCAGCCCCGGGGACCCGGAGGAGCTCATCGAGGAGTGTGAGGAGCTGCTGAGTGAGGACAGTGGGCCCGAGCCCGAGGCCCTGCCACTGCCCCCTGAGCAGAGCCTCTAG